A genome region from Halorussus pelagicus includes the following:
- a CDS encoding DUF5797 family protein, whose translation MTLSEEARERLADLVELQPTKNSELQERWGLESGSEVHQYLENELGEYYYRDDNSLIRANKEAAELVDVEPGVVDDEGEGAPSAIRVPRLQQQVFAVVAGPDDDSESVVSVLQKLRAEFDVDPEAEAVRSALQALRRKGVVEVVYRTVPTFKLAVERDSVEVSVSD comes from the coding sequence ATGACTCTCTCGGAGGAGGCCCGCGAGCGACTCGCCGACCTCGTGGAGCTACAGCCGACCAAAAACTCGGAGCTACAGGAGCGATGGGGTCTCGAAAGCGGTAGCGAGGTCCACCAGTACCTCGAAAACGAACTCGGGGAGTATTACTACCGCGACGACAACAGCCTGATTCGGGCGAACAAGGAGGCCGCGGAACTGGTGGACGTGGAACCCGGCGTCGTGGACGACGAGGGCGAGGGCGCGCCCTCGGCGATTCGGGTGCCGCGACTCCAGCAACAGGTGTTCGCCGTCGTCGCCGGGCCGGACGACGACTCCGAGAGCGTGGTCTCGGTCCTCCAGAAGTTGCGCGCGGAGTTCGACGTGGACCCCGAGGCTGAGGCGGTCCGGAGCGCGCTACAGGCCTTGCGGCGCAAGGGCGTCGTCGAAGTCGTCTACCGGACCGTACCGACGTTCAAACTGGCTGTCGAGCGCGATTCGGTCGAGGTGTCGGTTTCGGACTGA
- a CDS encoding DUF7513 family protein: MSLRRKYLAGLTFRTSKPTFEPGEEVSAFVTGTERGAPVARVGDTILRIEGAPENALDTRVKLRVEEFDGNDHRGTATYLETVGESSF; this comes from the coding sequence ATGAGCCTCCGTAGGAAGTATTTGGCTGGCTTGACCTTCCGGACGAGCAAGCCCACCTTCGAACCGGGCGAGGAGGTTTCGGCGTTCGTGACGGGCACCGAGCGCGGCGCGCCCGTCGCGCGCGTCGGCGACACGATTCTCCGCATCGAGGGCGCGCCCGAGAACGCCCTCGACACGCGCGTCAAACTCCGCGTCGAGGAGTTCGACGGCAACGACCATCGAGGCACGGCGACGTATCTGGAGACGGTTGGCGAGTCGTCGTTCTGA
- a CDS encoding DUF5787 family protein, which yields MRTCRWAEREWPPGDEDSADDKGDTNDALGTRPAIVARQLGTKRRRWDTLVVEVDPEALRQRAKFGRKRLDSNLLDVIPHAPADWAYYRDALPDPGYPWRYVRETIHRADDRGILDTRKRANRIEIRRKRAYPDWIERIVAVENKPDLDASAARDLAAQMEYDVALSLADEVWVATRETGERVEPAMLERLPVEAGILTLDSETRSASEERAGRNDPQASVEWFPRSLDAEAPGTRILERGEETKYGESAARFEYADPEWKADKRLEIAERAYEKGWRAFAETMRPDCRHFQLRREGRTLLPWCGAKNCHQTSSECSGSCGDFSPEPPQWRTKNWPIEGGPGKGIQKLLETRRERNRPE from the coding sequence TTGCGGACCTGCCGGTGGGCCGAGCGCGAGTGGCCGCCCGGCGACGAGGATAGCGCGGACGATAAGGGTGACACGAACGACGCCCTCGGAACTCGCCCCGCAATCGTCGCGCGCCAACTCGGCACCAAGCGCAGGCGATGGGACACCCTCGTCGTGGAGGTGGACCCCGAGGCCCTGCGCCAGCGAGCGAAGTTCGGCCGCAAGCGCCTCGACTCGAACCTGCTGGACGTGATTCCCCACGCGCCCGCCGACTGGGCGTATTACCGCGATGCGCTCCCGGACCCCGGCTACCCGTGGCGGTACGTCCGCGAGACCATCCACCGGGCCGACGACCGCGGCATCCTCGATACTCGAAAGCGAGCCAATCGCATCGAGATTCGCCGCAAGCGGGCCTATCCCGACTGGATAGAGCGCATCGTCGCCGTCGAGAACAAGCCCGACTTGGACGCGAGCGCGGCCCGCGACCTCGCCGCCCAGATGGAGTACGACGTGGCGCTCTCGCTGGCCGACGAGGTGTGGGTCGCTACGCGCGAGACCGGCGAGCGCGTCGAACCCGCCATGTTGGAGCGCCTGCCCGTCGAAGCCGGGATTCTGACGCTCGATAGCGAGACCCGAAGCGCCTCGGAAGAGCGAGCGGGGAGAAACGACCCACAAGCGAGCGTCGAGTGGTTCCCCCGGAGCCTCGACGCCGAGGCTCCCGGCACGCGGATTCTGGAGCGCGGCGAGGAGACGAAATACGGCGAGTCGGCCGCGCGCTTCGAGTACGCCGACCCCGAGTGGAAAGCCGACAAGCGCCTCGAAATCGCCGAGCGCGCCTACGAGAAGGGGTGGCGGGCCTTCGCCGAGACCATGCGCCCGGACTGTCGGCACTTCCAGTTACGCAGGGAGGGACGGACGCTCCTGCCGTGGTGTGGGGCGAAGAACTGCCACCAGACGAGTTCGGAGTGTTCGGGGTCCTGCGGGGATTTCTCCCCGGAACCGCCCCAGTGGCGAACGAAAAACTGGCCAATCGAGGGCGGGCCGGGGAAGGGGATTCAGAAGCTATTGGAAACGCGCCGGGAGCGCAATCGGCCGGAGTAG
- a CDS encoding uS10/mL48 family ribosomal protein, with protein sequence MTFVTKLRLQSGNRPALDRIVDEIRSTAERKGAELRGPHSAPPERLSVPQYKSTAGDEHRQFRSWDYTVYTREMEIVGHNELARQVTALDFPDGVHVEAELEQVEQMA encoded by the coding sequence ATGACCTTCGTAACTAAACTCCGGCTTCAGAGCGGGAATCGCCCGGCTCTGGACCGAATCGTAGACGAGATTCGCTCGACAGCAGAACGAAAAGGCGCGGAACTCCGCGGACCCCACTCGGCCCCGCCGGAACGACTCAGCGTCCCGCAGTACAAATCGACCGCGGGCGACGAACACCGCCAGTTCCGGTCGTGGGACTACACCGTCTATACCCGCGAGATGGAGATTGTCGGCCACAACGAGCTGGCACGACAGGTCACCGCGCTCGATTTCCCCGACGGCGTCCACGTCGAAGCCGAACTCGAACAAGTAGAGCAGATGGCTTGA
- a CDS encoding enoyl-CoA hydratase/isomerase family protein, translated as MSDWETITLDYEDGVATLTVDRPDRLNALNVDTLEAIEEAVEEAESEGVGALVITGAGDDAFVAGADIGYMQDLSVPEAQAYAELGHRVADKIEQFPAPAIAAINGYAFGGGCELALACDLRVASESAVLGQTEIDLGIIPGWGGTQRLPRLVGDELARRLIFFGERIDAQDANEHGLVGEVVAGDQLDEHVGELAADLAAKPTYALAAAKEALNQSHETDQAAGLRYERRLWSGLFGTHDQREGMEAFVEDREPDFE; from the coding sequence ATGTCCGATTGGGAGACCATTACCCTCGATTACGAGGACGGCGTCGCAACGCTGACCGTGGACCGACCCGACCGACTCAACGCGCTCAACGTCGATACCCTCGAAGCCATCGAGGAAGCCGTCGAGGAGGCCGAGTCCGAGGGCGTCGGCGCGCTGGTCATCACCGGCGCGGGCGACGACGCCTTCGTCGCTGGCGCAGACATCGGCTACATGCAGGACCTCTCGGTGCCCGAGGCCCAAGCCTACGCCGAACTGGGCCACCGCGTCGCGGATAAAATCGAGCAGTTCCCTGCGCCAGCCATCGCGGCCATCAACGGCTACGCCTTCGGCGGCGGGTGTGAACTCGCGCTGGCCTGTGACCTCCGAGTCGCCAGCGAGAGCGCCGTCCTCGGCCAGACCGAGATCGACCTCGGCATCATCCCCGGTTGGGGCGGCACCCAGCGACTCCCCCGACTCGTCGGCGACGAGTTGGCGCGCCGCCTCATTTTCTTCGGCGAGCGCATCGACGCCCAAGACGCCAACGAACACGGTCTCGTCGGCGAAGTCGTCGCAGGCGACCAACTCGACGAACACGTCGGCGAACTCGCGGCCGACCTCGCGGCCAAGCCGACCTACGCGCTCGCCGCCGCCAAGGAGGCCCTGAATCAGTCCCACGAGACCGACCAAGCCGCGGGCCTGCGCTACGAGCGCCGCCTCTGGAGCGGCCTATTCGGCACCCACGACCAGCGCGAAGGGATGGAGGCGTTCGTGGAGGACCGGGAACCGGACTTCGAGTGA
- a CDS encoding bis(5'-nucleosyl)-tetraphosphatase, with product MTVEATSAGAILYRDTRGRREYLLLKSRPGDWEFPKGGVEGSEELQQTAIREVKEEAGIKDFRLLDGFRDDYDYVFEANGNTIHKTVHLFIAKSYEASAELSHEHRDHQWRDYDQAINTITQDGPREILEDAHEFLNEKEERDEE from the coding sequence ATGACGGTTGAAGCTACGAGCGCGGGCGCAATCCTCTACCGGGATACCCGCGGTCGCCGAGAATACCTCCTCCTCAAGTCTCGTCCGGGCGACTGGGAGTTCCCCAAAGGCGGGGTTGAGGGGAGCGAAGAGTTACAGCAGACAGCTATCCGCGAAGTGAAAGAAGAGGCCGGAATCAAGGACTTCCGGCTCCTCGACGGCTTCCGCGACGACTACGACTACGTCTTCGAGGCCAACGGAAACACCATCCACAAGACGGTCCACCTGTTCATCGCCAAGTCCTACGAGGCCAGCGCGGAGCTGTCCCACGAACACCGCGACCACCAGTGGCGCGACTACGACCAAGCGATAAACACCATCACGCAGGACGGGCCGCGCGAAATCCTCGAAGACGCCCACGAGTTCCTCAACGAGAAAGAGGAGCGCGACGAGGAGTAG